From Cellulomonas fimi ATCC 484, a single genomic window includes:
- a CDS encoding acyltransferase family protein: MRRRIDGLDALRGVAVGLVVLRHALPDVFPGAGVVGVVMFFAVSGHLITGVLLDELDGTGRVDLPRFYVRRARRLVPGLLVLLVGVAAVTLVLDPLDDRADLTRDLLVAATWTGNLPGLTPDGVTFHLWTLATEEQFYLLWPLALAVAHRRGRVTWLLAAAGVACALACVVVLLRLRDDPDLAYALPTSWAGCFVVGAASRVLTVRWTPPGAVQVAALALLGAACVLSLRGHALTYLVAGPAVALLTALLLVAWRTRVTMTARAVRPLVWLGTVSYGAYLWNYPLTLWLRPHVPHAGLLAAALTVPVAAASWYLVERPLGPRPRVADRPRVAVA; encoded by the coding sequence GTGAGGCGCCGCATCGACGGGCTCGACGCGCTCCGGGGCGTGGCCGTCGGGCTCGTCGTCCTGCGGCACGCCCTGCCCGACGTGTTCCCCGGGGCGGGCGTCGTCGGCGTCGTCATGTTCTTCGCCGTGTCCGGGCACCTCATCACGGGCGTGCTGCTCGACGAGCTCGACGGGACGGGCCGCGTGGACCTCCCGCGCTTCTACGTCCGGCGCGCCCGCCGCCTCGTGCCCGGGCTGCTCGTGCTGCTCGTGGGCGTCGCGGCCGTCACCCTCGTGCTCGACCCGCTCGACGACCGCGCGGACCTCACGCGCGACCTCCTCGTCGCGGCGACGTGGACCGGCAACCTGCCGGGCCTGACGCCCGACGGCGTCACGTTCCACCTGTGGACCCTCGCGACCGAGGAGCAGTTCTACCTGCTGTGGCCGCTCGCGCTCGCCGTCGCGCACCGGCGCGGCCGGGTCACGTGGCTCCTCGCGGCGGCGGGCGTCGCGTGCGCGCTCGCGTGCGTCGTGGTGCTGCTGCGGCTGCGCGACGACCCCGACCTCGCGTACGCGCTGCCGACGTCGTGGGCGGGCTGCTTCGTCGTCGGTGCCGCCAGCCGGGTGCTGACCGTCCGGTGGACGCCACCCGGCGCCGTGCAGGTCGCGGCGCTCGCGCTGCTGGGCGCTGCGTGCGTGCTTTCATTGCGGGGTCATGCGCTCACGTACCTCGTCGCCGGGCCGGCCGTCGCGCTCCTCACCGCGCTGCTCCTGGTCGCGTGGCGCACGCGGGTCACGATGACGGCGCGCGCGGTCCGCCCCCTCGTCTGGCTCGGCACCGTCTCGTACGGCGCCTACCTGTGGAACTACCCGCTGACGCTGTGGCTGCGCCCGCACGTCCCGCACGCGGGTCTGCTCGCCGCGGCGCTCACCGTGCCGGTCGCCGCCGCGAGCTGGTACCTCGTCGAGCGTCCGCTGGGTCCGCGGCCGCGCGTCGCCGACCGCCCGCGGGTGGCGGTCGCATGA
- the alr gene encoding alanine racemase, translating to MTTTTLTRPRVSDAAGPRLLVDPAAVAANTRLLAGRARGDLMAVVKADGFGHGAVTVARTALAHGATSLGVTTVAEALALRDAGLRAPVLSWLNPVDADFASAVAAGVELAVPDAAHLRAVLDTAPGARVHLHLDTGLARDGAEPAAWPSLCRLARSAERTGRVRVVGVMGHLACADRPRHPANAEGRSRFAWGVRTARAAGLRPSVRHLAATAATLTDPRSHHTTVRVGAGLVGIDPSGTTRLAWAMSLTAPVVSVRRVRAGTPVGYGHTWTAPRATTLALLPVGYADGLPRAVPGRAEVLLRGRRRPVVGRVSMDQTVVDVGDEPVRPGEVAVLLGPGTGGEPTPEDWADWFDVLPHEVLTGFGPRVARGTVGTSLRDAG from the coding sequence GTGACGACGACGACGCTCACCCGCCCGCGGGTCTCCGACGCCGCGGGGCCGCGGCTGCTGGTCGACCCCGCGGCCGTCGCCGCCAACACGCGCCTGCTCGCGGGCCGCGCGCGGGGCGACCTCATGGCGGTCGTCAAGGCGGACGGGTTCGGCCACGGGGCGGTGACCGTCGCGCGGACGGCGCTCGCGCACGGAGCGACGAGCCTGGGCGTGACGACGGTCGCGGAGGCGCTCGCGCTGCGGGACGCCGGGCTGCGCGCACCGGTGCTGAGCTGGCTGAACCCGGTCGACGCCGACTTCGCGTCGGCGGTCGCCGCGGGCGTCGAGCTGGCCGTGCCGGACGCCGCCCACCTGCGCGCGGTGCTGGACACCGCACCGGGCGCCCGCGTGCACCTGCACCTCGACACGGGCCTCGCACGCGACGGCGCCGAGCCCGCGGCGTGGCCGTCGCTGTGCCGGCTCGCGCGGTCGGCGGAGCGCACGGGGCGCGTGCGGGTCGTTGGCGTCATGGGTCACCTCGCGTGCGCGGACCGCCCGCGGCACCCCGCGAACGCCGAGGGGCGGTCCCGGTTCGCGTGGGGCGTCCGCACGGCCCGGGCCGCCGGGCTGCGGCCGTCCGTGCGGCACCTCGCCGCCACCGCGGCGACCCTCACCGACCCGCGCTCGCACCACACGACGGTGCGCGTCGGCGCCGGCCTGGTCGGGATCGACCCGTCGGGCACGACGCGGCTCGCGTGGGCGATGTCGCTCACCGCGCCCGTCGTCTCGGTGCGTCGGGTCCGGGCGGGCACGCCCGTGGGCTACGGGCACACGTGGACCGCACCGCGCGCGACCACGCTCGCGCTCCTGCCGGTCGGGTACGCCGACGGGCTGCCGCGCGCCGTGCCCGGGCGGGCCGAGGTGCTGCTGCGCGGGCGGCGGCGGCCCGTCGTCGGACGCGTGTCGATGGACCAGACGGTGGTCGACGTGGGCGACGAGCCCGTGCGGCCGGGCGAGGTCGCGGTGCTGCTGGGTCCGGGGACGGGCGGTGAGCCGACGCCGGAGGACTGGGCGGACTGGTTCGACGTCCTGCCGCACGAGGTCCTCACCGGGTTCGGCCCGCGCGTCGCGCGCGGCACCGTCGGCACGTCGCTGCGGGACGCCGGATGA
- a CDS encoding D-alanine--D-alanine ligase family protein, whose product MSAGRTRVAVVGGGQSCEHEVSLASAASVVGALTDRYDVVPLTITRDGTWCDEVGRPVGLARAVQTLGTCAAVVPMVHGPRGEDGTLAALCELAGVPYVGSGVGAGALAMDKWATKLVAQAVGVATAPGRLLTAATAAAYVFEHPVVVKPVAAGSSHGVTLVRDAGGLRPALDAALRLDGRVLVEDVVEGREVDVAVLATGDGHVVAPLLEVVVDGLFDHAAKYGGTADLRVPADVPEADAQALRDAAVRVFDALGCAGVARVDFFLTADGPVLNEVNTTPGLTEHSQVPRMFAAAGLSYPDLLDRLVRDAVAGAAAAAAAGR is encoded by the coding sequence ATGAGCGCCGGGCGCACGCGTGTCGCGGTCGTCGGCGGGGGGCAGAGCTGCGAGCACGAGGTCAGCCTCGCGTCGGCCGCGTCCGTCGTGGGGGCGCTCACGGACCGGTACGACGTGGTCCCCCTGACGATCACCCGCGACGGGACGTGGTGCGACGAGGTCGGCCGCCCGGTCGGCCTGGCACGCGCCGTGCAGACGCTCGGCACGTGCGCGGCGGTCGTGCCGATGGTGCACGGGCCGCGCGGGGAGGACGGCACCCTCGCGGCGCTGTGCGAGCTCGCGGGCGTCCCCTACGTGGGCTCCGGGGTGGGCGCGGGGGCGCTCGCGATGGACAAGTGGGCCACGAAGCTCGTCGCGCAGGCCGTGGGCGTCGCGACCGCGCCGGGGAGGCTGCTGACCGCGGCCACGGCCGCCGCCTACGTCTTCGAGCACCCGGTCGTCGTCAAGCCCGTCGCGGCCGGGTCCAGCCACGGCGTCACGCTCGTGCGGGACGCGGGCGGGCTGCGGCCCGCGCTCGACGCGGCGCTGCGGCTCGACGGCCGCGTGCTCGTGGAGGACGTCGTCGAGGGCCGCGAGGTCGACGTCGCGGTGCTCGCCACGGGCGACGGGCACGTCGTCGCACCGCTGCTCGAGGTCGTCGTCGACGGGCTCTTCGACCACGCCGCCAAGTACGGCGGCACGGCCGACCTGCGCGTGCCGGCCGACGTCCCCGAGGCCGACGCGCAGGCCCTGCGGGACGCGGCCGTGCGGGTGTTCGACGCGCTCGGCTGCGCGGGCGTCGCACGCGTCGACTTCTTCCTCACGGCCGACGGTCCCGTGCTCAACGAGGTGAACACGACACCTGGCCTGACGGAGCACTCGCAGGTGCCGCGCATGTTCGCGGCCGCGGGGCTGTCGTACCCGGACCTGCTCGACCGCCTCGTGCGGGACGCGGTGGCGGGGGCCGCGGCGGCCGCGGCGGCCGGACGGTGA
- a CDS encoding response regulator, whose product MTSDDEIRVLLVDDQELFRAGLAVIVDAQDGMRVVGQAGDGLEAVRLADDLEPDVVLMDLRMADMDGVEATRQLFLPERAARRTRPLRVLVLTTFDLDDRAAAAIRHGASGFLLKDTTPAMLRDAIRTVHAGNAVLAPQDLSTLLEGRFRTPTPAPPGYLALSDKEREVFEAVARGLSNTEIAQAVLASESTVKTHVGSILRKLALRDRVQVVVFAHEHGLV is encoded by the coding sequence ATGACGTCCGACGACGAGATCCGGGTGCTGCTGGTCGACGACCAGGAGCTGTTCCGCGCCGGCCTCGCGGTCATCGTCGACGCCCAGGACGGCATGCGCGTCGTCGGGCAGGCCGGCGACGGCCTCGAGGCGGTGCGCCTGGCCGACGACCTCGAGCCCGACGTGGTGCTCATGGACCTGCGCATGGCCGACATGGACGGCGTGGAGGCGACCCGGCAGCTGTTCCTCCCGGAGCGTGCCGCGCGCCGCACCCGCCCGCTGCGCGTCCTCGTCCTGACGACCTTCGACCTGGACGACCGCGCCGCGGCCGCGATCCGGCACGGCGCGAGCGGCTTCCTGCTGAAGGACACGACGCCCGCGATGCTGCGCGACGCGATCCGCACGGTGCACGCCGGCAACGCGGTGCTCGCCCCGCAGGACCTGTCGACGCTGCTGGAGGGCCGGTTCCGCACGCCCACCCCCGCGCCGCCGGGCTACCTCGCGCTCAGCGACAAGGAGCGCGAGGTGTTCGAGGCCGTCGCGCGCGGCCTGAGCAACACCGAGATCGCGCAGGCGGTCCTCGCGAGCGAGTCGACCGTGAAGACCCACGTCGGCTCGATCCTGCGCAAGCTCGCCCTGC
- a CDS encoding M15 family metallopeptidase → MTILLSDPRVAAVPVRDCGEPLVRLGARFGPARALVRVGLADRLAAATLPRGVRLRVLEGHRSLSAQHAIVARYTREVRRAHPAVVDPTEVARLVSRFVSPVDVAPHVAGAAVDLTLVDASGRELDLGTPVDATPEESDGRCATADDRISPEARAHRDLLARALGDVGLVNYPTEWWHWSVGDRYWALTTGAPYALYGPVDVAVAA, encoded by the coding sequence ATGACGATCCTGCTGTCCGACCCGCGCGTCGCCGCCGTCCCCGTCCGTGACTGCGGCGAGCCCCTCGTCCGCCTCGGGGCCCGCTTCGGGCCCGCCCGCGCGCTCGTCCGCGTCGGGCTCGCGGACCGGCTGGCCGCCGCGACGCTCCCGCGCGGGGTCCGGCTGCGCGTCCTGGAGGGTCACCGGTCGCTGTCGGCGCAGCACGCGATCGTCGCCCGGTACACCCGCGAGGTCCGCCGGGCGCACCCCGCGGTCGTCGACCCGACCGAGGTCGCCCGGCTGGTCAGCCGCTTCGTCTCCCCCGTCGACGTCGCCCCGCACGTCGCCGGGGCCGCCGTGGACCTCACGCTCGTCGACGCCTCGGGCCGCGAGCTCGACCTCGGGACGCCGGTCGACGCGACCCCCGAGGAGTCCGACGGCCGGTGCGCGACGGCCGACGACCGCATCTCCCCCGAGGCACGCGCGCACCGCGACCTGCTGGCGCGCGCCCTCGGCGACGTCGGGCTCGTGAACTACCCGACCGAGTGGTGGCACTGGAGCGTGGGCGACCGGTACTGGGCGCTCACGACCGGGGCGCCGTACGCGCTGTACGGCCCGGTGGACGTGGCGGTGGCGGCGTGA
- a CDS encoding sensor histidine kinase yields the protein MTPRTASAWGPDVASGLAVLALGCVEATSRAASAAEAASLLLVAGTIALAVSLSRHRPGVALALVWGTGLLQVAGEADVMLVQLAVGVVAFGCARWGSTETVWASALSVPVAAVIAVLTFGASSLAHLTHLLGLDVVVRAAYTTGDRWEIGAVVVGTALLGAPWLAGLAVRSGATARSSRLSQAAAEDDAARARRDRERAEEVARLREDQTRLARDVHDVVGHSLAVILAQAESAQYLDDDPAVLKRTMATIATSARTSLQDVRQVLGQSADHARGPGDLDELVEGVRAGGRDVRSTVVGAPQPLPPELATTAYRVLQELLTNALRHGDRDAPVLVERRWPDGTWLEDLRIEVVNGVPPTAPAADPTPGSGLTGVRRRLEAVGGRMAVRAETGEDGPTFAVTTWVPVRPR from the coding sequence ATGACGCCGCGCACCGCGTCCGCGTGGGGCCCCGACGTCGCGTCGGGCCTCGCGGTCCTCGCGCTCGGGTGCGTGGAGGCGACGTCCCGCGCGGCGTCGGCCGCGGAGGCCGCGTCGCTCCTGCTCGTCGCGGGCACGATCGCGCTCGCGGTGTCGCTCAGCCGCCACCGGCCGGGCGTCGCGCTCGCGCTCGTCTGGGGCACCGGGCTCCTGCAGGTCGCGGGCGAGGCCGACGTCATGCTCGTGCAGCTCGCCGTCGGGGTCGTCGCGTTCGGGTGCGCGCGCTGGGGGTCGACCGAGACCGTGTGGGCGAGCGCGCTGTCCGTGCCCGTCGCGGCGGTGATCGCGGTGCTGACGTTCGGTGCGTCGAGCCTCGCGCACCTCACGCACCTGCTCGGCCTCGACGTGGTCGTCCGCGCCGCGTACACGACCGGCGACCGGTGGGAGATCGGGGCCGTCGTCGTCGGGACGGCGCTGCTCGGCGCCCCGTGGCTCGCCGGGCTCGCCGTCCGGTCCGGCGCGACCGCCCGGTCGTCGCGCCTGTCGCAGGCTGCCGCCGAGGACGACGCGGCCCGCGCCCGGCGGGACCGCGAGCGCGCGGAGGAGGTCGCGCGGCTCCGCGAGGACCAGACGCGGCTCGCCCGGGACGTGCACGACGTCGTCGGCCACTCGCTCGCGGTGATCCTCGCGCAGGCCGAGTCGGCGCAGTACCTCGACGACGACCCCGCTGTGCTCAAGCGGACCATGGCGACGATCGCCACGTCGGCCCGCACGTCGCTGCAGGACGTCCGGCAGGTCCTCGGGCAGTCCGCGGACCACGCCCGCGGGCCGGGTGACCTCGACGAGCTCGTCGAGGGCGTCCGGGCGGGCGGTCGCGACGTCCGCTCCACGGTCGTCGGTGCGCCGCAGCCGCTGCCGCCCGAGCTGGCGACCACGGCGTACCGCGTGCTGCAGGAGCTCCTCACGAACGCCCTGCGGCACGGCGACCGCGACGCACCCGTGCTCGTCGAGCGCCGCTGGCCGGACGGCACGTGGCTGGAGGACCTGCGGATCGAGGTCGTGAACGGTGTGCCGCCGACCGCGCCCGCGGCGGACCCGACGCCGGGCAGCGGGCTGACGGGTGTGCGCCGCCGGCTCGAGGCGGTCGGGGGGCGCATGGCGGTGCGGGCGGAGACGGGAGAGGACGGGCCGACGTTCGCGGTGACGACCTGGGTTCCGGTGCGGCCACGATGA